The following proteins come from a genomic window of Anas platyrhynchos isolate ZD024472 breed Pekin duck chromosome 12, IASCAAS_PekinDuck_T2T, whole genome shotgun sequence:
- the LOC101791654 gene encoding arylamine N-acetyltransferase, liver isozyme isoform X2, with translation MNIQEYFARISYDGSHKDADLQTLTAIFQHHIQAIPFENLSMHCGETIELDLQSIYNKIVRKKRGGWCLESNYLLFWALQEIGYDVCILGGNCYDPAEKAYTAHINHILLKVEIKGSSYIVDAGFGGAYQAWQPVMLISGKDQPQIPGIFRFREDNGIWYFEKVKRKHYIPKESDPPTDATDMGNIRKLYSFTLKPRHIDDFQELNTYLQVSPDNILRKKSICTLQTTEGIYALVGWTFTEMKYNYMEDTDLLQITTLTDEEVEKTLKEKFNIVLENKLVPVNVRGLPPNIVDMI, from the coding sequence ATGAACATTCAAGAGTATTTTGCAAGAATTTCTTACGATGGCTCCCACAAGGATGCAGACTTGCAAACCTTAACAGCCATCTTCCAGCATCACATCCAGGCGATTCCTTTTGAAAACCTCAGCATGCATTGTGGGGAGACCATTGAGCTGGATTTACAATCTATTTACAATAAGATTGTGAGAAAGAAACGTGGTGGATGGTGCCTGGAAAGCAACTACCTTTTATTCTGGGCCTTGCAAGAAATAGGGTATGACGTTTGTATTCTTGGAGGAAATTGTTATGATCCAGCAGAGAAGGCATACACTGCTCACATAAATCATATCCTGCTGAAGGTGGAGATCAAGGGAAGCTCCTACATCGTAGATGCTGGCTTTGGTGGTGCCTATCAGGCATGGCAGCCAGTGATGCTGATTTCTGGGAAGGATCAACCCCAGATCCCTGGCATCTTCCGCTTCAGGGAAGACAACGGCATCTGGTACTTTGAGAAAGTCAAAAGGAAGCATTATATTCCTAAGGAAAGCGACCCTCCCACTGATGCAACAGACATGGGCAATATCAGAAAACTATATTCGTTCACTCTTAAGCCACGCCATATAGATGACTTCCAGGAGCTAAACACATACCTACAAGTGTCTCCAGATAACATACTTCGGAAGAAGTCAATCTGCACCCTCCAGACCACTGAAGGGATTTATGCCTTAGTTGGGTGGACCTTCACGGAGATGAAGTACAACTACatggaggacacggacctcctGCAGATCACAACTCTTACAGATGAAGAGGTTGAGaagacactgaaagaaaaattcaatATAGTGCTAGAAAACAAACTGGTACCAGTAAACGTTCGTGGCTTGCCACCTAATATAGTGGATATGATCTAA
- the MPHOSPH6 gene encoding M-phase phosphoprotein 6 yields MAGEVKTKLSKNLLRMKFMQRGLDSQTKKQLEEEEKKIISEEHWYLDLPDLKEKESFIIEERSFMLCEDLLYGRMSFKGFNPEIEKLMVQMNSKSKKEEIEVDDKMEADVSDEEMARRYETLVGTIGKKFLKKRDQRVLRDEDEDENSNSRPKKAKKMFLKPQD; encoded by the exons ttcatGCAAAGGGGTTTGGATTCACAAACTAAAAAACAactagaagaggaagaaaagaagataatTAGTGAAGAACACTGGTATCTTGATTTACCAGACCTAAAGGAGAAAGA GAGCTTTATAATAGAAGAGAGAAGCTTTATGCTGTGTGAGGATCTACTTTATGGCAGAATGTCCTTCAAAGGATTCAATCCGGAAATTGAG aagTTAATGGTCCAAATGAACTctaaaagcaagaaagaagaaattgaagTGGATGATAAAATGGAGGCTGATGTGTCAGATGAAGAAATGGCCAGAAG ATATGAAACATTAGTGGGAACAATAGGGAAGAAATTCTTGAAAAAAAGAGACCAGCGTGTTCTTCgtgatgaagatgaagatgagaATAGTAACTCAAGACCTAAGAAAGCCaagaaaatgttcttaaaaCCTCAGGATTAA
- the LOC139998539 gene encoding arylamine N-acetyltransferase, pineal gland isozyme NAT-10: MNLEEYFARTGYKGSLENQDLETLTDIFQHHIRAVPFENLSIHCGEKITLELEHVYNKIVRRKRGGWCMENNQLLGWVLKCLGYDASFLGAYVFNPHENAYANIMTHLLVKVVIDGKAYIVDGGFGVSYQMWQPMELVSGKDQPQAPGVFRFTEKNATWYLEKMRRKQYIPNQNFSNSDLLEKKECRKVYMFSLEPRTVEDFRFQCTYLQTSPDSLFTKKSICTLQTTDGFRALIGWTLTETTYNYKENMDLVEFITLKDEEVEKTLKEKFNITLERKLIPINVKGFYTI, translated from the coding sequence ATGAACCTTGAAGAATATTTTGCAAGAACCGGGTATAAAGGTTCCCTTGAAAATCAAGATCTGGAAACTCTAACAGATATATTCCAGCACCACATCCGTGCTGTTCCATTTGAAAACCTCAGCATCCATTGTGGGGAGAAAATTACTTTGGAGTTGGAGCACGTTTATAACAAAATCGTGCGGAGGAAGCGTGGTGGCTGGTGCATGGAAAACAACCAGCTGCTAGGTTGGGTCCTGAAATGCCTGGGGTACGACGCCAGCTTTCTGGGAGCGTACGTGTTCAACCCACACGAAAACGCATATGCCAACATCATGACCCATCTCCTAGTGAAGGTAGTTATTGATGGGAAAGCCTACATTGTTGATGGAGGCTTTGGTGTATCCTATCAAATGTGGCAGCCGATGGAGCTTGTGTCAGGGAAAGACCAGCCCCAGGCGCCCGGTGTCTTTcgtttcacagaaaaaaatgccaccTGGTACCTTGAGAAAATGAGACGGAAACAATATATCCCCAATCAAAATTTCTCAAATTCTGATCTTCTAGAGAAAAAAGAGTGTCGGAAAGTGTATATGTTCAGTCTTGAACCACGGACAGTGGAAGATTTCCGTTTCCAGTGTACGTACCTTCAGACATCTCCAGATTCCCTCTTTACGAAGAAGTCTATCTGCACACTCCAAACCACCGATGGCTTTCGAGCGCTCATTGGGTGGACGCTCACGGAGACCACGTACAATTACAAGGAGAACATGGATCTGGTGGAATTTATAACCCTTAAAGATGAAGAGGTGGAGAAGACACTGAAAGAGAAGTTCAACATCACGTTAGAGAGAAAACTTATCCCAATTAACGTCAAAGGATTTTACACAATCTAG
- the LOC101791461 gene encoding arylamine N-acetyltransferase, pineal gland isozyme NAT-3, with protein sequence MDIKEYFARISYRGSYDKPDLETLTEIFQHHIRAVPFENLSIHCGESIELDLAATYDKIVKKKRGGWCMENNHLLSWVLKTLGYDVTLLGSKVYVPEYDAYADDIDHLLLKVVLCDKSYIVDGGFGMAYQMWQPMELISGKDQPQTPGIFRFLEENGIWYLEKVKRKQCVPNQSFSTSHNVDKEVCRRVYLFTLQPRDIEEFRARNLHLQTAPDSLFVMKSICSLQTADGVRALVGWKLTEIKYNYKDNMDLVEIRILADEEMEKTLKEKFNITLDKKFVPINTSRLSLF encoded by the coding sequence ATGGACATCAAAGAGTATTTTGCCAGAATTTCTTACCGGGGCTCCTATGACAAACCAGACCTGGAGACTTTGACAGAAATATTCCAGCACCACATCCGAGCAGTCCCTTTTGAGAACCTCAGCATCCACTGCGGGGAAAGCATCGAGCTGGACCTGGCAGCCACTTATGACAAGATAGTGAAGAAGAAACGCGGGGGCTGGTGCATGGAGAACAACCACCTCTTATCTTGGGTCCTGAAAACCCTAGGGTACGACGTCACCCTTCTGGGATCAAAGGTTTATGTCCCCGAGTATGATGCGTATGCTGATGACATCGACCATCTGCTGCTAAAAGTTGTGCTTTGTGACAAATCCTACATCGTGGATGGTGGTTTTGGGATGGCCTACCAGATGTGGCAGCCAATGGAGCTGATTTCGGGGAAAGATCAGCCTCAGACTCCTGGCATCTTCCGCTTTCTGGAAGAGAATGGGATCTGGTATCTTGAGAAGGTGAAAAGGAAACAGTGTGTTCCCAACCAAAGCTTCTCCACATCTCATAACGTGGACAAAGAAGTCTGCCGGCGAGTTTATCTCTTCACCCTCCAGCCACGAGATATAGAAGAGTTCAGAGCCCGCAACCTGCACCTGCAGACTGCGCCAGACTCGCTCTTCGTTATGAAGTCCATCTGCAGCCTGCAGACTGCCGATGGGGTCCGGGCACTGGTTGGCTGGAAACTTACTGAGATAAAGTACAATTACAAGGATAACATGGATCTGGTGGAAATCAGAATCCTTGCAGAcgaagaaatggagaaaacactgaaagagaAATTCAATATAACACTAGATAAGAAATTTGTACCCATCAATACAAGCAGGTTGTCTCTGTTTTAA
- the LOC101791654 gene encoding arylamine N-acetyltransferase, liver isozyme isoform X1 has product MELGCCVSKSEPDPGKMNIQEYFARISYDGSHKDADLQTLTAIFQHHIQAIPFENLSMHCGETIELDLQSIYNKIVRKKRGGWCLESNYLLFWALQEIGYDVCILGGNCYDPAEKAYTAHINHILLKVEIKGSSYIVDAGFGGAYQAWQPVMLISGKDQPQIPGIFRFREDNGIWYFEKVKRKHYIPKESDPPTDATDMGNIRKLYSFTLKPRHIDDFQELNTYLQVSPDNILRKKSICTLQTTEGIYALVGWTFTEMKYNYMEDTDLLQITTLTDEEVEKTLKEKFNIVLENKLVPVNVRGLPPNIVDMI; this is encoded by the exons ATGGAACTCGGCTGCTGTGTGAGCAAAAGCGAACCAGACCCAG GCAAAATGAACATTCAAGAGTATTTTGCAAGAATTTCTTACGATGGCTCCCACAAGGATGCAGACTTGCAAACCTTAACAGCCATCTTCCAGCATCACATCCAGGCGATTCCTTTTGAAAACCTCAGCATGCATTGTGGGGAGACCATTGAGCTGGATTTACAATCTATTTACAATAAGATTGTGAGAAAGAAACGTGGTGGATGGTGCCTGGAAAGCAACTACCTTTTATTCTGGGCCTTGCAAGAAATAGGGTATGACGTTTGTATTCTTGGAGGAAATTGTTATGATCCAGCAGAGAAGGCATACACTGCTCACATAAATCATATCCTGCTGAAGGTGGAGATCAAGGGAAGCTCCTACATCGTAGATGCTGGCTTTGGTGGTGCCTATCAGGCATGGCAGCCAGTGATGCTGATTTCTGGGAAGGATCAACCCCAGATCCCTGGCATCTTCCGCTTCAGGGAAGACAACGGCATCTGGTACTTTGAGAAAGTCAAAAGGAAGCATTATATTCCTAAGGAAAGCGACCCTCCCACTGATGCAACAGACATGGGCAATATCAGAAAACTATATTCGTTCACTCTTAAGCCACGCCATATAGATGACTTCCAGGAGCTAAACACATACCTACAAGTGTCTCCAGATAACATACTTCGGAAGAAGTCAATCTGCACCCTCCAGACCACTGAAGGGATTTATGCCTTAGTTGGGTGGACCTTCACGGAGATGAAGTACAACTACatggaggacacggacctcctGCAGATCACAACTCTTACAGATGAAGAGGTTGAGaagacactgaaagaaaaattcaatATAGTGCTAGAAAACAAACTGGTACCAGTAAACGTTCGTGGCTTGCCACCTAATATAGTGGATATGATCTAA